ATTCTCCCGTTGCTTACCTGATACTAGCTTACCGAGAGAAACAGCGTGTCAAACACCAGAAAACATGCTTTTCCGCACGTGTTTGTGCATTTTTCATCTTACGTATTTTAATGAGGAAATGGCTTGTGTTTTTGTGAAGCTCGGCTAGATCACCCAGCATGACTATGTTATCACATTTGAGAATTTCCCTTGTAAAGTTTGAGCCTTTTATCTGACTTTCTTGAAAGCATTCCACATTTATGTTAAAGTTGTTTTGAACATGACCCACAAGTAGGGACCTTGTTTTAAACATAGATGGGAAATCCATTATCTCATTTGTGGGATTAGGCAAATGTTCAATATCACTAATTGATTCTAGTTTTTGCATCAGCACATGAATGTTTAACATATCCTAGTTTCTTAACAATGCATGTCATTTCCATACTGTTATTGGGATAATTTGATGCACTATCCAGTCATCAGAGACTTGACCAGAAACTGAGTCACTATGCTCAAGTGAACTTTTGTTTTCATACCGTTTTACTTTGTCAGATTCGTAATGATTTTGAATAACATTCTAATCCTATTAATGGTGTCAGGCAAAGATCCCTGATATTGAGAAATGTCTAGATGTCGTTGCAACTTTACAGGCTAAGAAGGGTACTGCTGAGGTTCGTTATTGTGTACAAGTCATTTGTATATTTTGTAACTTGGTTTAGGAATGTACCACTTGCTTGTTTTTGTGAACTTGCTTTGTTCATGTTATCATATTAACTTATTTTTTTTCCCTAGTGCATGCCCATCTAGGCAAAACGCTATTCTTATTTATGTGGCAGATTGTTTAGTAGGGTTATGGGAGAATTTATACTATAGATTAGTGTTCCTGATCTGATCTTAAAGAATTCTGTCTACGACACAGCTCCTATAGGAAGATTTTAGTAAATGGATGTCTTTTTTCAACAATATCTTCCTGATGGATGAATTCTTGTGTTATTAGTTGCACTTGCATAACTCATGCCAATCATTATGTTGGGGAACCAAAATTAATAGAAGAAATGTCACAGCCTTCCTGTAGGATAATCTTCATGAGTTTCCTTCATTGGCTAGAAATAAGCAAGCTATATCCGCATTTAAGGCTTGCTTACTGAGAATGCCTTCCTTTTCTAATTGTCTCATTTGTGCTGTCATTGGTTAGCATGCATACACAATGCATGACATCTGTACTCAGTCTCAATCTGGAATAATATGTATCCTCCTCTTAAGTTGAAGTCTAGGTTTGTAAATCTGTAACTCTACCTGTAATGCAGACATGGATAAAATAATATTCTGGAAGTATTTTTGTATAactatcaattttatttatttaagttttttCTTATAAGATTATTCTTTAGCAATTTTATGTAGTTCCTTTTCTGAAACTCTATTTAAGTTATGGTTTTACTCTTATTTGGACTATTTAGGATTTTCTTATTTAAAGCCCTCAAAAGAGTTGACAAGCCTTCATAAATACAAATGTGGTCTCGCTGTTTTCTgaggacttgaatttgatgaatgcaCTGAGATATTGACAATTTAAAAAGAGTTACTTTATTTTGTTTTGAAATAattatcctctctctctctctctctctctctctctctctctctctctcattcacAAACACACACTTGTGGTGATTTCAACATTGATGCAGTAAACCCCATCAAACTGTTTCAGCTGCTAAAATGATGTGTTTGCTATTTTCCGCATGTTGACTTGTGCTTCATGCAAAAGAGTTGTTGGAATCCCTGATTTGTTGTTGTAGCATATTAGTaggattttatttgattattctttCCTATTGTACTAttttttcctatttattttaGTTTTCTTATTAGGATAAATCACTTGTATATAAATACGAGTCATGTATAAAGAATTTCATATATGAAAAATATAGAAATTTCTCTCAAATACATTAGTTTCATCATGGTATCAAAGCTTTCGATTAATTGGGGCGGGCTTTAGTACTATTGATTGGTACTGTTTACATGCACTGCCCACGCGTACTGGTTACAGGGGGTACTGTTCATTGGCACTGTTCAAGCACGTGGACCTCTGACTTTTTCAAATGTACCTCGTGTGTTGCGCTTCTACCCAGCCCTTGTCCTTGATCTGACCACAACCGAATATATCTGAAACAATGGATTACTCTGAAAGAACAAATGATATTGGCATTTTTTCCAATAAAGGAGTTCAATCCCTAAGGCTTTTGTTGTTTCGGCTTGAATCTCAATCTTTCACAATTGGCTCTTCCAATTTTGTCAAATTAAGTAGTGCTTTTCTTGTCAATCTTAATAAATTTTGTTTAGTTATAGATTTTGGAGCAAATAAATATTTGACGAGCTCTTCAAATAAATTCTTTACCTATTCTCTATgcttaagaaaagaaaaagtccATATAGCGGATGGTTCCTTAACGATTTCTGGCACAGGTTCTATTACATGCACTGCCAATATAAATCTCACTTCATTTCTTCATGTTCCCAgctttttttaatcttttatctGTTAGTTCCGTTATCCTAGCTCTTAATTACAAAATTGAATTTTTCCCTACTCATTGCATATTTCAGGACTTGAAAACAGGAAAAATGATTAGCAGTGGTAGATTGCGAGATAGCCTATATTTTCTAGATGACGGTTGTAGTTCCTCAAATCCTGAAGCAAACTAGGCTTTATTAGGAAAGTTTATGAGTGCTAATGAGGAAATTATTTAGTGGCATAAAAGATTAGGACATCTATCTTTTCCTGCTGTAAAAAGGTTATATCCTAATTTGTTTAAAAGTTGCAATTCagaattactagtttgtgatgctTATAAATTTGTTAAACACACAAGGCAATCTTATCTTTCAACAGATAATAGAAGTTTGATCATTTTTATGACTATTCATTCTGATATATGGAGATCTACCCAAACTACTTTTTTGTCTAAATGTAAATGGTTTGTCACTTTTATTAATTGTTGTATCAGGCTGAGATGGGTTTATTTGATGAGAACAAAaagtgaagtgttttcttgctttTAACAGTTTCACAAAATGATTTGCATACAATTTGATGCTAAGGTTAAAATCTTGAGAACTGATAATGGCACAGAATATGTTAATGGTATTATTTGTGCTTATTTGGATTAAAATGGTATAGTGCATCAAACTAGTTGTGTTAAGACTAGTGAACAAAATGGGTGTCTGAAAAGAAAAATAGACATTTATTAGAGGTGACTTGATCTCTTATGTTTATTATGAATTTACCTACACCTTATTGGAGGAATGCTATTCTTGCTGCAACATATCTTATCAATAGAATGCCTCTAAGAACATTGAATTTTAAGAGCCCTTTAGAGGTTTTACAATGCCATAATTCTTATACTGTTCCTTCAAAAATTTTTGGATATCTCTGTTTTGTCCACAAAATAAATGTTGGAAAGTTAGAACCTAAAGTTCTTAAATGTGTGTTTGTAAGTTGTTTTGGTACTTAAAAGAGCTATAAATGTTATCATCCTCTTACCATGAAATATTTTGTTAGTATGAATATTACCTTTCGAGAATCTGATTCTTATTTCCTTGTCAAGTCACCTCATCAAGGGGAGTATAATGAGTACAAGGCATGGCCATCTCCAAATAAAAGTCTTTACAGATGCAGATTGAGCTGGATCTCTTGATGAAATGAGGTCTATAACAGGTTATTGTACTTTTATCAATAGTAATCTAGTCACTTGGAGAAGTAAAAAGTAAAATGTGATAGCTAGATCCAGTGCAGAAGCAGAATACAGAGTTACGGCATAGGGCATCTGTGAGCTATTATGGTTACAGAAATTGATGGAAGAAATGAAGCTATCAAGTATCAATAGTTTATCCTTATTGTGTAATAATAAGGTTGCCATCAATATAGTACACAATCCAGTCCAACGTGATCGAACTAAGCATACAGAGATTGACCGACACTTCATAAAGGAGAGAATAGTTGATGGAATTTTGAGTGTCTCACATGTGTCctcaaaagaataattggttgacATGTTTACTAAGGATTTAGGTAGCAATTTGTTTCATACTCTAGTTTGCAAGTTTATTATGTGTGATATACAAGAACTAACTTAAGGAGGAGTGTTGGAATCCTTGATTTGTTGTTGTAGCATAGTATTAGGATcttatttgattatttttttcTATTGTACTATTATTTCCTATTTATTTTAGTTTTCTTATTAGGATAAATCTCTTGTATATAAATAGGAGCATGTAAAAAGAATTCATATATGAAAAATACAGAGATTTCTCTTAAATACATTAGTTTCATCAAGTCTTCAGCTGGTTGAGTTGTGTGCTTGTATTCCCGTACTTATTCAATAAATAGGCCCTAGTTAAGCAGCTCATGTCCATTAATAGCTTGGACTACTTGCAATCTCATATTGGTCTTAAAAAATCTTGTCATGGTCTTATTTCTAGCATGCTTTAATGTGAAAACGAGATATTTATATGGGAATCTGAAGACTAACCTTGTGAACATCTGTATATTAGCATGATTGGTGTATTTTAATTGGAGCAATAATGGGCTGTTGTCACAGTAACTTCCTCGTGTCAGACACCAATAGCTCCTTTTACATTAAAAAGGATCAAGTTACTCCAATGGGGTTCCTTCTTTTAGGTGCTTGGCTTCCAGTCAGTCACATCAAATTGGCTGGCCTCAGCTAATCACTTTCCATTCTCTTTGAGGAAACCTACAGTTAAATCTCCTGACAGACCAGACCTAAGCAATGCTTCTCTTTGTTTGCCACATAATTTGAAAAAGGAATACAAGTAACTTAGTTCCATTTAGTATTTGCCAAcaaatttgcttacaacaacgtCAAAATTTGGTGGCATGCCAAGATTCTCCTTCGGTTAGTTTATAAATAATGTGTCAAAAAGCTTAGATGGCCAAAAAGTAGTCAATTTTTGTTGGCTACATGTTGCTGACTGACAAAGAAATTACCATAGATTTGTTAGATGGTAGGTCCTTTGGGCCATTAATTTTATGACTAGAGACTTTGAGTTAACTTAGATATTCATATTAGctgttgagtagttgtactttcACACAGAAACTCCTGGGATAGTGCCTTTATTATCTGAGAGATGTTAAAGCTAAGGCAGTTATCTTTTCATTGGCTTTGTTTGTTTGATACAGGCACTTGTTGCTGATTTTGAAGTCTCCCAAGGCATATATTCGCGGGCTTGCATTGAGGCTGCTGATTCAGTATGTTTGTGGCTGGGAGCAAATGTCATGTTGGAATATTCATGTGAAGAGGTTTGTGCCTTTTATTTTCAGCAATGTAAGAAAACCTCTAGTTTTGCCTGAATGATGCAGTCATCTGTAACTTTATGATGCAGGCCACTGCTCTTCTAcaaaagaattttaataatgcTAAAGCTAGTCTAGAAGTTCTTGTGGCTGATTTACAATTCTTGAGGGATCAAGTCACAATAACACAGGTATTATTAATGTTAATATAAAGTTGTTTATCTTCTTCAAGTGATGATTAGATAGTCTAAGCTTGAATAAGATTCTACAAGTGTGATATAGATCTTACACTGATTGGCATAATAATTAATAACAATGTGAATGTTAAACATGCACGAAGCTCAAAATGCTTCAAAACGTTAGATTCATGTATCTTATTCGCCCAGAACAAATTGTCAGGGTTTTTTGCCCATTTGTCAGGTTACTATGGCTCGAGTGTATAATTGGGATGTTCACCAGCGTAGAATGCGAAAAGCTGCTGATACTTCTACAGATTAAGGAAACAAAAGTCTACTGCAGCCCAGATTCAGAGGTGACAATATATATTCTTGTTGAGAATGTTGTCCTAATTTCACATAGTTTAGTTTAGGCGGATGGAGTTGTCTTTTGTATTTTTGGTGATACAAATTTTGGTTCGTGGGTTTCCTGCATCGCTCGTTTGAAATTCTGGATGAAGCTTATTATATTTtttgtaccaatttttgtacatcATAGGACTTCTCTGCTAGAGCAGTAGTGTCTTTGTTTCCCCCGACTTCTAGGTTCATTGGCATGTTATATGTTGTGTATTAGATCCATATGTCCAATAACATGTCCAATTTAGATCCATATGTGCATGTTAAATTTATTTTCTGTTAACCAACTGGCTGTAAGCTGTggataaaaaattgaaaatctgGGTCGCTTGTGAAATGATTGGATCCGAGCAAGACCCTTGTGTGAGAGAGGTATTGGCAAAAGTTTTATAAAATGAAAGGACAAGGAGTCTTCATCACTGGATCTGTGCTTATGTAAGCATCTTATCCTTCCTCGAAAGGATAGTAGATGTGGATGTTTTCTATTataaaattgcattttttagTCAAAAATGGCATGATCTTAACCTTGGTGTTTGATCAAGTCAAAAATTTGACATGATTCTGTATTTTGAAGGAATCACTAGCAGTGCATTTCACAATTGGGTTGGAAATCTTCTGTTctatagatttttttttcctgAACAGCTGTTTTAAAAGACTTTGATACATGAGGTTGGTGGGATTATTATGCTTTTTGTTCATGATAagcatttttatttataaaattgctTCACATGAAGTTGAATGATGCAATGTGGACTAGCAGGGGTGGCAGCTTTGCTGCTCATAACGGCTAGAGTTTTcacacatgaacctcaaaatctATAGGTCCATGGATCTGGCAAACTCTAAAGCTCACCACGTGTATGTGTCTGGGAGATGCAACGAGTCCAGCGTGTTCATATTTTCTCACTGCACATTTGTGCTGCCTGTGAACAAGTCATTTTATTACGGCCCATTTTAAATTCCATTTCCTTAGCCCATAGAAGCAAGGGCTGCGGGGCTTCAATATTGATGCTTCCCCATTTATTTGTCGGCTCAATTCTGCTGCATTATTCATATGTCGGTAAATCCTTGTCTAAAATGTCGGTTGTGATGTTCAAAATGTCAGGATTGCATTTTGGTTAATGGGTGGTTCCAAACTGTCACCTAATCCTCTCTTATCTCACACATAAGCATTTCCTTTCCATTACCATCCAAAAACGTAACAATAATCCATTTATTTTCAAGGGAAAAAGACACAGAGATTAAAAAGACTGATGTTGGCCAGTGACCCGCTAAAGCTTCTTTCTTCTAAGCTTCGACATTGAAGCAGACccaagaaaagtgagaagaaCAAAGACATGGAATGGCAGTCAAGATTAAATTTTTATTGGAGAAGCAACTAACAGATGTCTAATTTCATGCCCAGTTGACTATTGTGAAAGGAACTGGTTAAAAGGGTCCAATACGTTAGATGATGGTTCAAATCTTCCACTGGCATGGCATGTGGTTTTGACATCCTTCAAAAGTCAGCAATGCCATGCATCTCCATTTCTTCCCCTTCTTGTGCTGACATTCTGTttcttatgattttttttttattttttttttgtatatccAAAATTACTTGTAATAAATCTGTGTATCAATTTTAATATTGAGTTTAATGCTCTTTTATGATCTGATATCCAGATTTCTCTCCCAGTAAATCTGGATTATTGTCACGGGTTAGATTGCTTCTTCCGAgagaagaaattcaatttatagtAAACTGTAGTCTACCCAGAAATTAAAATAACTATACAAGTGGGATTTTTGGTTCATTTGTTCTAAACGTAAGCATGTCATGAGGGAATTGATATTTGTAGaattagttaaaatatatatatatataatcaagaaTTAATGTTCAATTTTAAGTCAATTTGACTCAAAATCTTATTGTTCaactagtattttttttttttttttttatggggtTCATATTCAACTTGTGCTAATAGGATAACATCTCAACTTGAAGACAAAATATCTATAGACATCATTGACATAGGTTACATATTTTTCTTTAATCAATATCAATACCCATAATGAATTAAATAATGAAGTTCTAtgtgagaaaaaaaaatgattttaaacaattttcttaaatttatttagttttgatgaaatttaaaactttataattttaaatataactcttttatatatatttaaattgatattttattGTTTTTTGAATCCCAGAGCACGTACACCTGACTTGGATGGAATCATAGCTGTAAGGCGAAAAGGAAGGAGAACGAATCAGAAAATTTTATAGAGACGTGCACGCAAAACGAGGGTGATAAATTATCCTCCACGCAGGCGCAGCGTTGCGATTTTAAAGTCGTTTTGTCCTCTTGTGCATCTACGCGTTTAGCGTTTCAATATTTTAATGgctaaaaatgttgactttgacTCCCCATGGATGGAATCaataaacctaattaattaattaattaattcagtcTCAAGCTAAACAATGGTTTCAGCAGATCACTGTATTATACCCTTCCAATTCCCGCAATCATCGCTCCCTCTTTTCTTCGTTTAGAACAACTGAATTAGTCAACGGCTTTGAGTTTCCTCCTCAACCATTCCATTTAATGAACTCATCTATTTACTCTAAAAATCCATTTATTTTATGAaagatattatatatataaaataaatatagactatatattaatattataaccaaataatgaaatatatattcatggaaaatatttttttagaaaataatttcttTCAGTAATTagcctttgatttttttttttatgtaattttacAATTCCATTGGTAAAGGGTTATACGTATAAAATACCCTAATGTCAAAACAAAACTTTGACACTACACTAGagattaagaaattaattaaatccTTGAAGGTGAGTAAGGAGAAGATTAAACAATTAATACTCGTAAGAATTCTTGTAAGTGTCAAAGAAAAAAGTTGGGAGTTGTTGGTTTTTGGGAAAGAAAGAAAGCTATTTCAACCAAACTTTATCTTTGAATTTAATTAAGGTGTTGAGGTATATACATATCATAGTCATAGAAGGTTCATAACACTTGCAAGCCTTTTGCCAATTACGTTTGAGTTATTGACTAGGTCTAAAGCTGCAAAGCTTGAGTAGGTTGACCCTCAAGACTATAGTCTAGAGGAAAGAGAGAGCAGTAATAATAAGATATTGAAGTTGTGAGTATAGGATAAGTTGAGGTCTAAAAGCTATGCATAGTGGAAAGTATAAAAAAAATGGACACTTAACCCCACAAACAAAGGGGAAAATCTAGCCAGGATCTAGGCTTCAgcaataaaaattaataagataTATAAAAGCAATAAGTGGTTGTTCTCTATAATAATCTAACTCTTTTCATAACGTAATAAGAAGTTGAAACTTTAGTTTACAAACCACCATTAGTGGATCGATGATGTGAACATTAATCTAGAAACAGaatcaatgaaaaaaaaaaattaattaaaccaaataataacaataacatAAAGAGAtattattaacttttttttttaatttaaaccttAATTAAGTAATGGTTGAGCGATtatcttataataaaattttaaattaagacATATCTTTAATTACTTTTAAAAGTTAACATATCTCAAATATttctttcttaaattttttttccaaAGCAATCTTAAATTAATGTTTTAATAATTGAGTGTCCgccatataatattaaatattaaaaataaggtCAGTTGAGAGAATCATTGTAATCTATAATTAATTATACCATTTAAATTTGCTAGCTTTAGTGTAATAAGATAAAAAGAATTCTCTTACTGCCAACAcgcaaatgatcaaatgaatatattttgaaatgaagagcaaatgatcaaatgaatatattttgaaatgaagAGGTCGTCGGTGATAAAATATGAAGAACAACAAAAAGATTCGTCATAGAAACCCTAACTGACTGGAGGTAGTTGTGGGCGTTTTTGAAATCAGTCCCACAAAGTCTAATAATGATTCCTTAACCTTTTTAATTTGTTTCACTTCATAATTAAGCTCTACGCATcatagattattattattattattattattattattaatgatggaattattaaattaaaGGGTAAATGGAAAAAAGATTAGGCGAGTGTTATTTTGAGTGGTTTTCAAAAGGTTTGACCAGTGGAGAGTGTTGACCTTATTGCGTTTAGATTCCCAAACAAAAACATATGGATCGCAACAGTTACACACCGTTAACGTTTTATAGGACCCACAGTCCAGAATATTTCAGAGCGGGTGTCTCATCCTCATGGTTTTACACTTGACAACCAACGCGTTATTTTCCTGCTGTACTTACCACTCGCTCTCGTTCTCAGATTACGCTTACGCTGCTTCTGTAGCTAGCGTTGTGAATCCTGGCGCATTACTATTGAAGCCATggtttaagaatatatatatatatatatatatatatatatttggttaaaaatattaattaaaaaattaaatttaatatattttaaattcctattaacatttaaaatatatgttttttcaaaaagtatatttttaatttcttagataaatatatttaaaaatatttttttttaataaaaactttaaaaataacaCTGAAGAGATAGTAAGAATTGGCTAGTCTTTGTCCAATTATTGTGTTCAATTAGTGTGTTGTCTCTTTCATAGATGCCATACTTTCCCCCTAAGCAACTCATCACACACATCTTCTCCAAATTATGTGTATCCTCCACAGTCTTTAtattgtaaatgaaaaagaaataattaattataaaatttaattcattaagtatatttttttaataaaagggaAGATTAAATGGGTGGTTGGCATGATGAAGTTACATATGAGAAAAGTGTTGTTGGGGTGAAATGACATATAAGTGAAGCAGAGAATGTTATGGAAAAACATTTGATTAAAAGAGAAGAAATGTAATTAATTAGAAAGaaggtaatatatatatatatatatatattaaagagaAAAGATATGAAGATGAGGGCGTGTTTTGGAAGCAAACCCTAAAACAAGAGAATATACGAAAACCGCGTAAAAGTGCATGTGCTTTGAAACAATGTCcctgatttattattattattattatgaaatgaAAAGCATCAAAATATAGCCACATTTATTTGGATCCAACACTGGGCTGCTATACAGAGCTTACACGTGCATGTCCCACTTCCATCAAATTGAACTACCTCTGCCCAATCATCATCAAAATCCCACCTGCATTGCacctcaataatttttcaaaaataatttcaatttaatggcataataattataataaattatttataataatgaaCCGCTAAATCTAT
The Hevea brasiliensis isolate MT/VB/25A 57/8 chromosome 15, ASM3005281v1, whole genome shotgun sequence genome window above contains:
- the LOC110669419 gene encoding prefoldin subunit 3 isoform X2; the encoded protein is MASSSLSTTERRGIPGAQFVEDVETYLTQSGLDVNSALSFLQERLQQYKLVEMKFLAQQRDLQAKIPDIEKCLDVVATLQAKKGTAEALVADFEVSQGIYSRACIEAADSVCLWLGANVMLEYSCEEATALLQKNFNNAKASLEVLVADLQFLRDQVTITQEAQNASKR
- the LOC110669419 gene encoding prefoldin subunit 3 isoform X1, which translates into the protein MASSSLSTTERRGIPGAQFVEDVETYLTQSGLDVNSALSFLQERLQQYKLVEMKFLAQQRDLQAKIPDIEKCLDVVATLQAKKGTAEALVADFEVSQGIYSRACIEAADSVCLWLGANVMLEYSCEEATALLQKNFNNAKASLEVLVADLQFLRDQVTITQVTMARVYNWDVHQRRMRKAADTSTD
- the LOC110669419 gene encoding prefoldin subunit 3 isoform X3 — protein: MASSSLSTTERRGIPGAQFVEDVETYLTQSGLDVNSALSFLQERLQQYKLVEMKFLAQQRDLQALVADFEVSQGIYSRACIEAADSVCLWLGANVMLEYSCEEATALLQKNFNNAKASLEVLVADLQFLRDQVTITQVTMARVYNWDVHQRRMRKAADTSTD